TACCCTGGAAACCAGGTTTCTTCTTTAGGAATTTGTTGTAAACGTGACGTAAACCTGGAGTACGCTGACGTACAACTTTCATGATGTCTGCAGCGGAACGGATTTCGGCGCCGTCGCTTATGTCGATATCTCTTTCAGACGGTGTCCTGATGGAACCTTTGGCTTTAGTGGCGATTCCGCCACCGCCGCCACCAAGTAAACCGGCAAGACCGTCACCAGTTCCATACGAATCATTTCTGCGCGAATTCGTGTATTCTGAGTCGCACAGGTCTACTGCCGTCGAAACAAAGTCGACAAATTCAGGATGGTCTATGTTATTGTACAAATCTTTGTTGATATACAGGAATTCCGCTTCGCTGTATTCGTGTTGAAGCTTTTCCAAGACGCATTTGCATATCCACTTGTTTGCGTTTTGAGAACAATCCTCTACGAAATATTCCCTTGTGTCCCAGGAATAATTGTAATCCTTGGTCTTGCTTTTTTTGCCGACAAGCGATGCCGCGCCTGCAGCCTGTGCAGATATGGACGTGGCGACTAAGCCGAACAGTATGAATTTCAAATATTTCATGGTCAATTTCCTATATATTGTAAAAATAATATAATTTGGTAGACAAAAAATGACATTTTAGCGTGTCTATATTTGGGCGTGACGTAAAACACACGATGAATAAGGAAAGGAACTTGATTCTTGACGGTCGGTGGTGGGGGAGTCGTCCCCCTGGTTTGTATAAAGTTTTCTTATATTTTTGCATGTCTTTTGTTTATATGGCCGGTGATGTTTTTTCTGAGGCTGATTTTTATATAGGTTTCAAAATGGAAAAATGTTCACATAATGGTTTACGGCTATATACGCGTGAGTACCGACCGGCAAACGGTCGAAAATCAGCGCTTTGAAATAAGTCGGTTTGCGCAACAACAGAACCTGCAAATAGACGGCTGGATTGAAGAAACGATCAGCGGTGCAAAGAATTACACTAAACGAGGACTCGGACGTCTTCTGAAAAAAGTGCGGAAGGGTGATTTGATTATCTGTGCCGAACTTTCACGCCTCGGACGCAGCTTGTTCATGATTATGGAAATTTTGAATATCTGCATGAACAAGGAATGCCGCGTATGGACAATTAAAGATGGTTACCGCCTTGGAGACGACATTCAAAGTAAAGTTCTTGCGTTTGCATTTGGCCTTTCTGCTGAGATTGAGCGAAATTTGATAAGTCAGCGCACCAAAGAGGCTCTTGCTCGCAAAAAGGCGGAAGGGGTAATCCTTGGGCGCCCCAAAGGAAAATCACCTATTCCAAATCAGCAATGCGAAAAGAATCGCGATTGGATTCGCGAAATGATCTCTCGTGGCATGCCTAAGAGTGACATTGCCAAGAACCTGCACGTTGCACGCGGAACGCTTTACAGATTTCTTTCTAGTGCCGCGACAACTTCAACATCGGCCGGCAACCAATTGACAGAATGCAGCTCTGTCGTTTTCAACCATTTGGCGGCTTCATGTTCCAACAGGGTTAATTCTCCACCGATAACGGAACAATAAAAGCAATGCATTGTCAAATGGAAAGTGGGGTAGTCATAGTCAACGGTGCAGAGAAAATCGCCGACGTTTACATCGATAGCGAGTTCTTCTTTCAATTCGCGAGCGAGCGCTTGTTGCGGAGTTTCGCCAGGTTCCATCTTGCCGCCGGGAAATTCCCAACCGTCTTTGAATTCACCATAGCCTCGCTGAGTTGCGAAAATTTTGTCACCGTCTTTGATAATGCCTGCTACTACTTCGATGTGTTTCATGTTATCCTACTAAATAATCATAAATGTCCTGACGCACAGGTGTTTCTAGGGTATAGATAAACTTAACATAAGACTGATCTTTTCCGAGATCCTTGTTGAATTTTTTGAACTCTATAGGTTCCGACGATGTATGTAATCGTCCCAAATAATAAAATTCCTTAGATGTTTTATCATCTTTGTTTTTTCGAACAAACAGGTCTATTTTTATACCAATTCTATCGGAATTCTGAATAGAAATGACATCTTTAGATGTTTTCTTTCGATTTACTTTAGAAATCCATTCTAAGGTCTTCTCGTCAATAAAACCGTCTTCGTAGCGAATCGATTCTTTAACGTTATCTCCTTTTTCATAATTGACAAAAATCGGAATTGTGTTTGTGTTTTTATCGTGCTTATAACCACCTATATTTTGGCTTACTTCATTTTTTTCCCAATCCAAAAGACGACACACATCTTCGTAAGTGTATTTTTCGTAAAGGCAGAATGAAGTGTCCTTGTAGCGATGACCAAAATATTTTTTGTTGCGGAATAGACCGAACTTTACGACTTCCGTCATTTGTCGCCGGAACTCATTATTGTCAAGTAGTTCATTGAACTTTGAGGAAATGCAAAAGTCGTTTCCATCGTTTTCGATGAATGTA
The genomic region above belongs to Fibrobacter sp. UWB10 and contains:
- a CDS encoding AgmX/PglI C-terminal domain-containing protein; the protein is MKYLKFILFGLVATSISAQAAGAASLVGKKSKTKDYNYSWDTREYFVEDCSQNANKWICKCVLEKLQHEYSEAEFLYINKDLYNNIDHPEFVDFVSTAVDLCDSEYTNSRRNDSYGTGDGLAGLLGGGGGGIATKAKGSIRTPSERDIDISDGAEIRSAADIMKVVRQRTPGLRHVYNKFLKKKPGFQGKVSLKFTIASGGEIISISVANSTTGYSAFDDEVKADVSRWKFNKVKSGNTTVTIPFTFSE
- a CDS encoding master DNA invertase Mpi family serine-type recombinase — its product is MVYGYIRVSTDRQTVENQRFEISRFAQQQNLQIDGWIEETISGAKNYTKRGLGRLLKKVRKGDLIICAELSRLGRSLFMIMEILNICMNKECRVWTIKDGYRLGDDIQSKVLAFAFGLSAEIERNLISQRTKEALARKKAEGVILGRPKGKSPIPNQQCEKNRDWIREMISRGMPKSDIAKNLHVARGTLYRFLSSAATTSTSAGNQLTECSSVVFNHLAASCSNRVNSPPITEQ